The following proteins are co-located in the Camarhynchus parvulus chromosome 17, STF_HiC, whole genome shotgun sequence genome:
- the ADAMTS13 gene encoding A disintegrin and metalloproteinase with thrombospondin motifs 13 isoform X1, which yields MTVSLALRALAVLPLGLCWLPEKFLGALDAGDVLSYFGTSSVADVPEFVVAEPACPCQEEHFGLGPCRVQRCSIQAWGQLYAFEFLEDHALLSSSFVSSQVVNSSFVLLRRFPGSCFAGGKALQPPGASSRVTFCEGQLQGVVTVGEEKIHIRPVRSKDVALLKDLGFSSPHILFKSAAREAKPARAGWAPPRLHKRAEAAVKHLELMVVAGPDVYLYHKEDTERYILANLNIGAELLRDASLGAHFRVHLMQMLVLREPQAEVNITTNITSSLISVCEWSKKVNPQNDSDPQHADIVLYITRFDLELPDGNKELRGVTQLGGVCSSFWSCVITQDTGFDLGVTIAHEIGHSLGIAHDGEGNLCSSSGYIMGSAGNHNSIDLTWSPCSREQFLALVSTGQTSCLNDLPDMDGSIPGWKPGLYYGADEQCKIAFGSVATACTFADTNVDICKVLSCHVHPADKSSCTRLLVPLLDGTECGINKWCSKGQCSSLEELNPMAVVHGHWSAWSPLSPCSRSWGGGVVLRQRFCNNPRPAFGGQDCHGASVQAEMCNTQACLITQQDFMAEQCAATNLKPLYLDVETPSFYTWTSAVGFAKGDLLCKHMCRAVGKEFMVSRGDNFLDGTRCEQDDTEHHGDLHVCVMGRCRAFGCDGQMGSRKAMDPCKVCGGDNSTCTKVSGSYTEGKAEEYVTFLSLPYNTTSVHVTNRRPLFTHLAVKVKGEYVVAGKGKISLNVTYPSVLEDKQIKYQVFLTQDNLPSLEEIHVDGPTQEEIEIQVYRRYTKKYGNATNPDITFSYFVPRESLSYLWVPQQGPCSVTCGEGVQPVAHVCFDQTKNEVTEDQRCLELPQPLPEHKPCAMEPCLYRWKMAQRDECSAVCGTGVAQQNLTCVQFHDGLETVVDDSLCPAEEKPLSLVPCVVNVCPLGWDKEEDARLLQPLEPLGHVQLENQTVYVWSPVAGECSVSCGRGKTQLHYVCVAFDTKEEAQEENCQPVPKPESRVEVCELNPCPPRWKVTPAGPCSSSCGLGLAVQLVTCVQTLHGQEVLQEEHLCPVAEKPLTSVPCVIRTCSYEWSFSEWSECSTSCGNGIQTRQDFCLSSLTHKPVNPLFCRHFPKAIVVRGCSAGPCPEQGGTQSPGAQLQPVTPATHLPTAAAAPEHRHKDLGVPLSAGPREQTKPSGGICGNLFLNATGIINMTGVESRDCTVAIGRPLREEISVTILESSLNCTAGEILLFSGRMMWRTGCRKLPLSLINSRTNTLIVKQRVVLPGNGVILQYNSRTATKKYYQDCDQQLFGPQGEIVNPVQFPAERQGVVCRTFITVAPRQRISIRALNADLGPEGNHTHFNYILVRDVSTMKTVVFRGKQQFLWQSTGSQAEIEFHENVKDHRTHFWAEYHAIEPK from the exons ATGACCGTCAGCTTGGCGCTGCGGGCGCTCGCCGTGCTCccgctggggctgtgctggctccctgAG AAATTCCTGGGCGCTCTGGATGCGGGCGATGTTCTGTCTTACTTTGGAACCAGCTCAGTGGCTGATG tACCTGAGTTTGTTGTGGCTGAGCCAGCTTGCCCTTGTCAAGAAGAACATTTTGGGCTGGGGCCCTGTCGGGTCCAGCGCTGCTCCATCCAGGCCTGGGGGCAGCTCTATGCCTTTGAATTCCTAGAGGACCATgccctcctttcctcctcctttgtgAGCAGCCAGGTGGTGAACTCTTCCTTTGTTTTACTGAGGAgattcccagggagctgctttgcaggtggaaaagccctgcagcctcctggggccagcagcagagTCACTTTCTGTGAAGGGCAGCTG CAAGGAGTGGTCACCGTGGGCGAGGAGAAGATTCACATCAGGCCAGTCAGGAGCAAAGATGTGGCTCTGCTGAAGGACCTCGGCTTCTCCAGCCCCCACATCCTCTTCAAAAGTGCTGCAAGAGAGGCAAAGCCAGCCAGAG CAGGGTGGGCTCCTCCTCGCCTGCACAAGAGGGCTGAGGCAGCTGTCAAACATCTGGAGCTGATGGTGGTGGCAGGGCCAGATGTTTACTTGTACCACAAAGAGGACACAGAACGTTACATCCTGGCCAACTTGAACATT ggagcagagctgctcagagatgCCTCACTGGGGGCTCATTTCAGAGTTCACCTCATGCAAATGCTGGTTTTGAGGGAGCCACAG GCAGAGGTGAACATCACCACCAACATCACCTCCTCCCTCATCAGTGTCTGTGAGTGGAGCAAGAAGGTGAATCCCCAGAACGACTCTGACCCCCAGCATGCTGACATTGTCCTCTACATCACCAg GTTTGACCTGGAGTTGCCTGATGGGAACAAGGAGCTTCGTGGAGTGACTCAGTTAGGGGGAGTCTGCTCCTCCTTCTGGAGCTGTGTCATTACCCAGGACACTGGCTTTGACCTTGGAGTCACCATAGCCCATGAGATTGGGCACAG CCTTGGCATTGCCCACGATGGAGAGGGGaatctgtgcagcagcagtggttACATCATGGGCTCAGCAGGAAACCACAACAGCATCGACCTCACCTGGTCTCCGTGCAGCCGGGAGCAGTTCCTGGCCCTTGTCAG TACAGGCCAAACAAGCTGCTTGAATGACCTGCCGGACATGGACGGCAGCATCCCGGGGTGGAAGCCTGGCTTGTACTATGGAGCAGATGAGCAGTGTAAAATTGCCTTTGGGAGTGTGGCCACAGCTTGCACCTTTGCTGACACCAATGTT GACATCTGTAAAGTTCTCTCATGCCATGTACATCCAGCAGACAAATCCAGCTGTACTCGGCTTCTGGTGCCCCTCCTGGATGGAACTGAGTGTGGGATCAACAAG TGGTGCTCCAAGGGTCAGTGCAGCTCTCTGGAGGAACTGAACCCCATGGCTGTGGTCCATGGGCACTGGTCTGCCTGGagccccctgtccccctgctccCGCAGCTGGGGCGGGGGGGTGGTGCTGAGGCAGCGCTTCTGTAACAACCCCAG GCCTGCTTTTGGAGGGCAGGATTGCCACGGTGCCAGCGTGCAAGCAGAGATGTGCAATACACAG GCCTGTCTGATCACCCAGCAGGACTTCATGGCTGAACAATGTGCAGCAACAAATTTAAAGCCACTGTACCTTGATGTAGAAACACCATCCTTTTATACCTGGACCTCTGCTGTTGGCTTTGCCAAAG gggaCCTGCTCTGCAAGCAcatgtgcagggctgtgggcaaGGAGTTCATGGTGAGCCGCGGGGACAATTTCCTGGATGGAACCAGGTGTGAGCAGGATGACACAGAGCACCACGGGGATCTCCATGTGTGTGTCATGGGGAGATGCAGA GCATTTGGGTGTGATGGCCAGATGGGCTCCAGGAAGGCCATGGATCCCTGCAAGGTCTGTGGGGGTGACAACTCCACCTGCACCAAAGTGAGTGGATCCTACACAGAAGGGAAAGCTGAAG AGTATGTGACATTTCTGTCCTTGCCCTACAACACCACCTCAGTCCATGTCACCAACAGGAGGCCTCTCTTCACACACCTGG CTGTGAAGGTTAAAGGAGAGTACGTGGtggctgggaaaggaaaaatctcaCTGAATGTCACCTACCCATCAGTTCTGGAGGACAAGCAGATCAAATACCAAGTGTTTCTCACCCAGGACAACCTGCCAAGCCTGGAGGAAATCCATGTGGATGGGCCAACACAGGAAGAAATTGAAATACAG gtCTACAGGAGGTACACAAAAAAATACGGCAATGCCACCAACCCAGACATCACCTTCAGCTATTTTGTCCCCAGGGAGAGCCTGAGCTATCTGTGGGTTCCTCAGCAGGGCCCATGTTCAGTGACCTGTGGGGAAG GGGTGCAGCCAGTGGCTCATGTGTGCTTTGATCAGACCAAGAATGAAGTGACAGAGGATCAGAGGTGTttggagctgccacagcccctcccaGAGCACAAGCCCTGTGCCATGGAGCCGTGCCTCTACAG GTGGAAGATGGCTCAGAGAGATGAATGCTCTGCTGTCTGTGGGACTGGAGTTGCCCAGCAGAACCTGACCTGTGTGCAGTTCCATGATGGCCTGGAGACTGTGGTGGATGacagcctgtgcccagcagaagaaaaacccctCTCCCTTGTGCCATGTGTGGTCAATGTCTGCCCTTTGGGCTGGGACAAA GAGGAAGATGCACGCTTACTTCAGCCTCTGGAGCCACTTGGGCATGTCCAGCTGGAAAATCAGACTGTGTATGTGTGGAGCCCTGTAGCTGGGGAGTGTTCTGTCTCCTGTGGTAGAG GTAAGACTCAGCTGCACtatgtttgtgtggcttttgaCACCAAAGAAGAAGCCCAGGAGGAAAACTGTCAGCCAGTGCCAAAGCCAGAGAGCAGGGTGGAAGTCTGTGAGCTCAACCCCTGCCCACCAAG GTGGAAGGTAACCCCAGCTgggccctgctcctccagctgtgggctgggcttggcagtgcAGCTGGTCACCTGTGTGCAGACCCTGCATGGCCAGGAGGTCTTGCAGGAGGAACATTTGTGCCCTGTGGCAGAGAAGCCCCTCaccagtgtcccctgtgtcatCCGCACGTGCTCTTACGAGTGGAGCTTCAGCGAGTGGTCAGAG TGTTCAACATCTTGTGGGAATGGCATTCAGACCAGGCAGGATTTCTGTCTCAGCTCTCTGACCCACAAGCCTGTGAACCCCCTTTTCTGCCGGCACTTCCCCAAGGCCATCGTGGTGcgtggctgctctgcagggccctgTCCTGAGCAGGGGGGGACCCAGtcccctggggcacagctgcagccagtgaCACCAGCCACACACCTGccaacagctgcagctgccccagagcacagacacaAGGACCTGGGTGTGCCTCTGTCTGCTGGGCCCCGGGAGCAGACAAAGCCCAGTGGAG GTATCTGTGGAAACCTGTTTCTCAATGCCACTGGCATCATCAACATGACAGGCGTGGAGAGCAGGGACTGCACGGTGGCCATCGGGCGTCCCCTGAGGGAGGAGATCTCAGTGACCATCCTGGAGAGCTCCCTCAACTGCACTGCAG GTGAGATCCTGCTGTTTTCTGGGCGAATGATGTGGCggacaggctgcaggaagcTCCCTCTGTCACTGATAAATTCCAGAACCAACACACTGATTGTGAAACAGCGAGTTGTGCTGCCAGGAAATGGGGTCATTCTGCAGTACAACAGCAGAACTGCAACCAAAAAATACTACCAAG ACTGTGACCAGCAGCTGTTTGGCCCCCAGGGTGAAATAGTGAATCCTGTGCAGTTTCCAGCTGAGAGGCAGGGGGTGGTGTGCCGCACTTTCATCACGGTGGCTCCGCGGCAGCGCATCTCCATCCGCGCCCTCAACGCTGACCTGGGCCCTGAGGGCAACCACACTCACTTCAACTACATCCTG GTCCGAGATGTCAGCACCATGAAGACAGTGGTGTTCCGTGGGAAGCAGCAGTTCCTGTGGCAGTCAACAGGAAGCCAAGCTGAAATTGAATTCCACGAGAACGTTAAGGATCACAGAACCCATTTCTGGGCTGAATATCATGCTATTGAGCCTAAATAA